The Ictalurus punctatus breed USDA103 chromosome 6, Coco_2.0, whole genome shotgun sequence DNA segment TGTGCAGTGTAAAACATAACCCCACAAACTAAAAACCCACACCGGTTAAGGAATATGCAAACACATCAATTTGTGTTGTTTGCGTTGCATTAGCTCTTAAATCTAAAAGTAGTTGCATTTCTGTTTTGTCTTATTCACTAAACTTGCTGATgttatagtaaataaaaaaagggttaTGTTCAAACTGTCAGAGGCTATtactgtatttctttttctttgaacAAAAGACTCTAAATATAAAAACTTATTTGTAACTATTCTATTTGTAAtattacactgtacacacacacacacactacattacactcaGGATATGGTCTCAGTTTAGGCAAATGAACAAGCTTAATGACTTTTCTATGTTAAGTCCTATCTGTAATAATAATCTATTTCCTGCTGGCAAAATATAGCCTTTTTGTACAGTGCCAGAGGGTTGGCTTGGGCTAATGTaataattttgtaaatattggTAACACTTTCGCCAGTTTCAGGGATCTTTGAGATATTTCAGTTGTCACAGTGCAACCTATTTTGCTACTTTCAAGTCGGACATTTTATTCAAAATCAGAGTTTAACTTTCCCTTTCTTACCATCTACTTTGTTACTGGATAAAGGTCTCCTTCTTTTCGATTCCTATGGTCCTTAAAGGTCAGATTTCAGTCATGTACAATATAATGACGTCTTTAAATGATGTGATAATTGACAGAATTAGAGGGGAGTGGGTAAAGGACATGGGAATTAAAATGGATCAAGCTCTTCTGCCCGCCTCATCTTATACAATTTTATAGTTTTATACAGATTATACAAAATCTAGACGTTCAAATATCAGGGACGTGTGTAATCGATGCAAGATTGATGAGGCAGATTTTGTTCATATGTTTTGGTCCTGTCAAAGGTTGAGCGACTACTGGATGTTCATATTTAAAACACTAAATGAAGCTTTTAGCTTAGATCTACAACCTAGCGTCGAAATCGCTATTTTCGGAGAAAAGAGTATCGGCCatggacgaggaggaggagacgATGAGTACTTTTGCAGGAAAGAGCTTTATTACAAAACAGGCAGATTAATTCAAAACGTCAGACAAAAAAGTGATCTAAACAGGCAGATGGTCAGGCGAACGGCAAACAAGATAAACTAGGCTATGACTGGAATCAGATAACGAGGACGAGACTAACGATACTTCGCCCCGAACATAGAGACACGCATAAAGACCAAACAAAATCAAAAGGGAAAACAAACACCTGAGAAACATTAGGAGACAACCAATGACATGACGGGGCGGAGACATGACATCAACCAAAGCAAACACACATGTAGACAGAAAACAATATCAAATGTCATGTGTAAACCCGGAAGCGCACCCTCACGCTTCGAGCTCCGGAGCGCGCTGCAGGTGCCAGCGCTTTGGAGGGAAATCGTGACAGTAGCACTGACGAACAATATTAAAAGTGTTATTTCGTTTTAGGAGAAGGATTCTGCTGGAGTGGAAAGCGCCTACGGCTTCAAAGTGGATGTTTGATCTGATATTTTTGAAATTAATATCAttcatatatttacacattttcttgattttttttatctagAATACAGATTGTCTAGAATATATACATGCacacggtggtgcttgaaagtttgtgaaccctctggaatgttctatatatctgcatgaatatgacctaaaagcatcagattttcacccaagtcctaaaagcagataaagagaacccaattaaacaaatgagacaaaaattaCATACTTGGTCATTATTCaggaaaatgattcaatatgacatatgtgtgagtggcaaaagtatgtgaagctttgCTTTCAGTAACTGGCGTGACCCCGTTGTGCAGCAAAAACAAGTTTCTGCAACACGTTTCCGgttactgttgatcagtcctgcacatcggcttggaggaattttaacccgttcctcagtacagaacagcttcaactctgggatgttggtgggtttcctcacatgaactgcttgtttcAATTCCTTCCACaatatttctattggattaaggtcaggactttgacttgggcATTCCAAAACAtaaactttattcttctttaaccattctttggtagaacgacttttGTGTTAGGGTTGCTGTCTAGCTGCAGGACCCACTTTCTCTAGAGATTCAGATTATGAACAGATGTCCCAATATTTTTCTTTAGAATTCAGTagtatacttcagaattcattgatccatcaatgatggcaagtcgtcctcacctagatgcagcaaaacaggcccaaattatgatactaccaccatcatgtttcacagatgagataaggttgatatgctggaatgcagcatatgaacataacacttctcttttaaaccaaaaattatattttggtctcatccatccacaaaacatttttccagtagccttctggcttgtccatgtgaccTTTAGCAATCTGCAGgtgggcagcagtgttcttatTGGAGAGTAGTGGTTTTTTTCCTTGCAACTCATggacattaacattagccaatgtgagagaggccttaatttgcttagaagttaccatgggttcctttgtgacctcgcagacAATTACACATCTTGTTCttagagtgatctttgttggtacaccactcctggagagggtaacaatggtcttgaatttcctccttTTGTAcgcaatctgtctgactgtggattggtggagtccaaacactttagagatggttttgtaaccttttccagcctgatgaccATCAACAACCCCTtctctgaggtcctcagaaatctcttttttcatgccatgatacacttccacaaacatgtgttgtgaagatcagactttgattgatccctgttttttaaataaaacagcacgttcactcacacctgattttcatcccactgattgaaaacacttgACTCTAATGCTACCTTCAATTAACTGCTGATCCCAGAGGTTCACATACAGATATTTAAgtaccactgtgtgtgtgtgtgtgtgtgtgtgtgtgtgtgtgtgtgtgtgtgtgtgtaaaacattttttacacagCAGCTTGACAAACATTTTCTTGATTTTTATCTAGAATACTGGTGCCGCGTCTCTCTGGTGGTCTAAATGGCAGTCTGTTTCCAGGTTGCTCAGTTTAATGCATCCTCTTGCTTGTGTCAGACCTTCACAACATATCTGGTCTTGCCTATTCTCTACAGTGCCATGCTCCCCATAGGCCTGTCTGGAAATCTCCTGTCTCTTTGGGTATTCATGGCAAAGATTTCCACTAAAACCGCCACCCACATCTACCTCATCAACCTGGGGATCTCAAATCTGATATTGTGCCTCACTATGCCTTTCAATGCAGCCTACTACGCTCTCAGCACCAGCTGGCCCGCATCCGGTCTGATGTGTCAGATAGCCATTTATGTCCTGACCCCAGTTCTCCACAACAACATTGCAGGAGGCATGTTCATTCTCACTTGGCTGGCACTGAGTCGTTTTGCCACACTTGTCCAGCAGAACTATGGCCATCGCCCAAGCAGGTGCACCAAAGTCCTGCCAGATATCGTCTTAAGCAGACTGCAGAAAACTCCATTTGCGCTGGCCATATGTGCAGGAACATGGGCCTTTGTGGCGTTGGGGATCGTTCCCACAGTGGTGGTTTACGCTACAATGGAGACCAACAGAGTGGACAATAACAGCGAGCAGGCATGCTACAGTGTTCCAGTGGAGGTTGGTGGCTCTGGCTCTCAAGCATTTGCCATTGTAGGAATCACCATGTTCTTCCTCTGCCTGGTTTTGGTGTTGAGTGCCTACATGGCTGTGATCAGGCACATCAAcaggacaaaaataaatagGGTCATCTCTGACAGACAGAGGGTCTGTACAAGAGTGTGCCGCAACATTTTGGTCATCCAGATTGTGCTCGTCATTTGTCTCCTCCCATACCACATCTATAAAGCTATTTTCATTGCCATGGCACAGGACGACTCTCAGTCTGGAGACCTTCTCGCAGAATGCCATCGCTTTTCCATGCACATAGAAATTAAGAATGTTCTCCTCTGTCTGGCAGTACTACGCTGCAGCACAGACCCCATCATTTACTTCCTGCTGGACAAGACGTTTAAAAGGTATGCATGTGGTTTGTTTCGAGAAAGCTTTAACACAAGAGAGAGCCAATCATCCAGGACTATGAATGAATTTGGACAGCTTAATCAGTATGACAGTGGTACAATGAAACACGAGGCAATTTCACAATCAACTTCTCATCGGTTTAATCATGAGGTGGAGTGAGATGATTCTAAAACAACTATCGTGTTGGAGATGTATAGCGGATATGCATCACATTGTACTGCAAAGGAAAACTTACCTTAAGGAGGCTGCATTCATatcatacaaataaaaagacTTTCAGGATGAACCCTTTCAAAAGAGCTTTAACTACAATGTACAGactaaagcaaaacaaaaaaacaaacaaaaacacccaccaccaccacaaaaaaaaatcaacaacattTATATATAGAGGAAATGGACAGCTGGAAGATGAGAATGATATGTGATCTGTAATAAAatgtctgtaacatttaattttgtgctagaaaaggaatgtttgggaatctaaaatgttttttgtactgtcttttcatttaaaatgtatttataaattattattttttaatcattttgtctgtgttaattcAAACAGCATAAATTGTGCAAcaggtgtgtatttttactgGAACTTTAATATTTCGCCCTAATTTGCTTTCATAAAGctattttaaactaggtacacaagatagttacactcaggaccttaaggacaaaaatgtccccgtagaaacccattcaaactgtaatatttaatcCCTGTGCtgtttaagcataaaatcatgcattctgtgttaataggcttttattttgttgatcagttttcaaaacattgaattttttaaacatttctgaaatgtgTAGTATTGTCTCAGGTTTAGTCTATGGGGAAAAtccatgcttttccttttttctgattctgctgtattatagagcgctgcagaccaactgaataaatgatgcagctataattgtgtgggtgtgtgggggtgtatggatatcagagttgtggtttgtgtgtgtactgaaaattttgtgtgtatgaacagtttaaatgaaagaaattatattgtactggaaatcacaaatcccaccccatgtataagagtcaaagaaggttactgatctttgaagatttttgcattatgtaaagaaaccggCGATTAAAGGATTAAAattcagaaaatgaatgaatgtttggtaattatgttCAGAACTGACgctggttaaaaaaacaaaaaaacaaacaaaatcaaagtcagtgaaagtggaaaaaaatacgaatatataatatttttatgacattGTTTGTCGTCTATGGACcgatgtgtaacttttttttaaattgacgcacaagggttaacagactttgtatttgttatataataaatatgtcatATAATGAGAAAGGTCATTTCCCTACGATATTATTTGTGTGAGTTTGAAGTGTTCAATTCATCAACAAGTTGCTGAAAAATGTGTAACCCACACGTTGTGCGTGAATTTGCTGGTCGATTGTCAGTGTTCCTCAGTTTTTCAGCCGTCATAAAGATCAGCCCAGAGGCACGTGATGCCCAGTGCTTTAATAATAAGTGAGGATGCTTAAGTCATAAAGTTTATCCAAAACTTTTCTCTCCATGGACAGCTATCAGTGTGTGCTGTTAACTTTAATAGCATGTGTGAATGCGTGACATGTTACTGTTCCTTATTTCATCAAGTCTACAAAAGCTCATCTGCAGTGTGGACTATAATATTCTATTTAAATGACTATGCTCGAGCTTCCAATTAAATTTATGTCCTTTTCTCTGCTTGTG contains these protein-coding regions:
- the LOC108266366 gene encoding probable G-protein coupled receptor 82 is translated as MAVCFQVAQFNASSCLCQTFTTYLVLPILYSAMLPIGLSGNLLSLWVFMAKISTKTATHIYLINLGISNLILCLTMPFNAAYYALSTSWPASGLMCQIAIYVLTPVLHNNIAGGMFILTWLALSRFATLVQQNYGHRPSRCTKVLPDIVLSRLQKTPFALAICAGTWAFVALGIVPTVVVYATMETNRVDNNSEQACYSVPVEVGGSGSQAFAIVGITMFFLCLVLVLSAYMAVIRHINRTKINRVISDRQRVCTRVCRNILVIQIVLVICLLPYHIYKAIFIAMAQDDSQSGDLLAECHRFSMHIEIKNVLLCLAVLRCSTDPIIYFLLDKTFKRYACGLFRESFNTRESQSSRTMNEFGQLNQYDSGTMKHEAISQSTSHRFNHEVE